From Marinobacterium sp. LSUCC0821, a single genomic window includes:
- the nagZ gene encoding beta-N-acetylhexosaminidase, with protein MSRGALMLDIAGTELTAAEAQQLSSPKIGGLILFSRNFESPAQLRQLMVAIRQVRPDMLVAVDQEGGRVQRFREGFTRLPAMRTLADQWQVNAIKAIAWAHELGWLMASELREYDIDISFAPVLDLDFGHSEIIGDRSFGRTPAMVEQLAGAFMSGMHEAGMAATGKHFPGHGWVEVDSHLGLPIDTRSFAEIDEEDLQPFAKLIKRGLDAIMPAHIQFTKVCSQPAGFSEFWLQRQLRERLGFDGVIFSDDLSMEGAAATGSYSDRADAALAAGCDMVLVCNAPEAAKEVLSHLESLGHKGSHRIERMRARPKRQIDSERLARARTLAKELIESNS; from the coding sequence ATGAGTCGTGGCGCATTGATGCTTGATATCGCTGGTACAGAGTTAACCGCGGCAGAAGCGCAGCAGTTGAGCTCGCCGAAGATTGGCGGTCTGATTCTATTTTCTCGTAACTTTGAATCACCTGCACAGTTGCGCCAGTTGATGGTAGCTATCCGTCAGGTTCGTCCAGATATGTTGGTAGCGGTAGATCAAGAGGGTGGGCGTGTTCAGCGTTTTCGTGAAGGGTTTACTCGTCTGCCTGCGATGCGTACCCTGGCTGATCAGTGGCAAGTGAATGCCATTAAAGCGATTGCGTGGGCACATGAGTTGGGTTGGTTAATGGCCAGTGAGCTTCGTGAGTATGATATCGATATCTCCTTTGCGCCTGTGCTAGATCTCGACTTTGGCCACTCAGAGATTATCGGTGATCGCTCATTCGGACGAACTCCCGCGATGGTAGAGCAGTTGGCGGGTGCCTTTATGTCGGGCATGCACGAAGCGGGTATGGCAGCGACCGGTAAACACTTTCCTGGTCACGGTTGGGTAGAGGTGGATTCACATCTTGGGTTGCCTATTGATACTCGCAGTTTTGCCGAGATCGACGAAGAGGATCTTCAGCCCTTCGCTAAACTCATTAAGCGTGGCCTTGATGCCATCATGCCTGCGCATATTCAGTTCACTAAAGTCTGCTCGCAACCGGCCGGTTTTTCGGAGTTTTGGCTGCAGCGCCAACTTCGCGAGCGCCTTGGTTTTGATGGTGTGATCTTTAGTGATGACCTCTCTATGGAGGGTGCGGCAGCTACAGGTAGCTACTCTGATCGGGCAGATGCAGCATTAGCTGCGGGATGTGACATGGTGCTGGTGTGTAACGCACCTGAAGCTGCGAAAGAGGTGTTAAGTCATCTAGAGTCGTTAGGCCATAAGGGTTCACATCGCATTGAACGTATGCGAGCAAGACCGAAACGTCAGATAGATTCAGAGCGCTTGGCGCGTGCCCGCACACTTGCGAAAGAGCTTATCGAATCGAACTCTTAA
- a CDS encoding L,D-transpeptidase: protein MVAQIRISISQQQLTLIDEQGETSQWSVSTAANGVGSRQGSGRTPLGRHQIKIKIGESAPENAVFVGRRATGEIYTPELAVAEPQRDWILTRILWLSGLESGVNRGGDVDTLRRYIYIHGTPDSEPMGIPKSHGCVRMRNADLLELFDKVSPGTLVDIVN, encoded by the coding sequence ATGGTTGCCCAGATCCGCATCTCTATATCGCAGCAGCAGCTCACACTGATTGATGAGCAGGGTGAAACTAGCCAATGGTCGGTTTCAACGGCAGCCAATGGCGTCGGTTCAAGACAGGGTTCGGGTCGTACACCTCTAGGTCGCCATCAAATCAAGATTAAAATTGGTGAGAGCGCCCCAGAGAATGCGGTCTTTGTTGGGCGTCGTGCGACCGGCGAGATCTATACACCTGAATTGGCTGTAGCAGAGCCGCAGCGAGATTGGATTCTAACGCGCATCCTCTGGCTGTCGGGTTTGGAATCTGGAGTAAATAGGGGTGGCGATGTTGATACCTTGCGTCGTTATATCTATATCCACGGTACCCCCGATAGCGAACCTATGGGTATTCCCAAATCCCACGGTTGTGTGCGAATGCGCAATGCCGATCTTTTAGAGTTATTTGATAAGGTGTCGCCAGGCACCCTAGTCGACATCGTTAATTAG
- the sohB gene encoding protease SohB, with product MTEFLTDYGLFLAKTATWLIAILFVVAFIAESARRRKHNDGEIEVESLNDHFRDLKETLEDSILDEYRLKAIHKAQKKQDKEDAKARKKAAKSDEEDDEERKRLYVIDFDGDIHASEVDAMREEISAIIAMARETDEVVVRLESGGGLVHSYGLASSQLERIRRRNIPLTICVDRVAASGGYMMACIANRLIAAPFALIGSIGVVAQIPNFHRLLKKNDVDYEVLTAGDYKRTLTMFGENTDKGREKFVEELEDTHSLFKEFVSEYRPQLDIEKVATGEVWFGRRALENQLIDQIETSDDYLFNLSEEADIYKVKYRPKQTLQDKLQNMGVSALSQLASRAWGAVSQSRFWVR from the coding sequence GTGACAGAGTTTTTGACCGACTACGGTCTATTTCTAGCTAAAACAGCTACTTGGTTAATTGCGATTCTTTTTGTTGTGGCCTTTATTGCCGAGAGTGCGCGCCGTCGTAAGCACAACGATGGCGAGATCGAAGTGGAGTCTCTAAACGACCATTTCCGCGACCTTAAAGAGACCTTGGAAGATTCGATTCTTGATGAGTACCGTCTGAAAGCGATTCATAAAGCGCAGAAGAAACAGGATAAAGAGGACGCTAAGGCGCGTAAAAAGGCGGCTAAGTCTGATGAAGAGGATGATGAAGAGCGTAAGCGCCTCTATGTAATCGACTTTGATGGTGATATCCACGCCTCAGAGGTTGATGCGATGCGTGAAGAGATCAGTGCGATCATTGCCATGGCACGTGAAACTGACGAAGTAGTGGTGCGTTTAGAGAGTGGCGGTGGTTTGGTCCACAGCTACGGTCTGGCATCTTCACAGTTAGAGCGCATTCGTCGCCGTAACATTCCTCTGACTATTTGTGTCGATCGAGTAGCAGCAAGCGGTGGCTACATGATGGCCTGTATCGCCAATCGCCTAATTGCAGCTCCTTTCGCCTTGATTGGCTCCATTGGTGTAGTAGCTCAAATCCCTAACTTCCATCGTCTGTTGAAGAAGAACGACGTTGATTATGAAGTGCTGACAGCAGGTGACTACAAACGCACTCTGACCATGTTTGGTGAGAATACCGACAAGGGGCGTGAGAAGTTTGTAGAGGAGCTTGAAGATACTCACTCTCTATTCAAAGAGTTTGTCTCTGAATACCGTCCACAGCTGGATATCGAGAAGGTCGCTACGGGTGAGGTGTGGTTTGGTCGTCGTGCTTTAGAGAATCAACTGATCGACCAGATCGAGACCAGTGATGACTACCTATTCAACCTGAGCGAAGAGGCGGATATCTATAAGGTGAAGTACCGTCCAAAACAGACCTTGCAGGATAAGCTTCAGAACATGGGTGTTTCGGCACTGTCGCAACTGGCCTCGCGTGCTTGGGGTGCGGTTTCTCAGAGTCGTTTTTGGGTGCGTTAA
- a CDS encoding SCP2 sterol-binding domain-containing protein, whose product MSSDITLERVFNKLTDRFNSEAASDLNKVFQFSINDADSFYLDIQNGSLASAWGEHKDPNITLYMDEAVFIGVVTGEIDGMSAFMKGQLRAEGDVMLATKLGKLFKKNG is encoded by the coding sequence ATGTCTAGCGATATTACCCTTGAGAGAGTATTCAACAAACTCACTGACCGCTTTAACTCAGAAGCTGCTTCAGACCTCAATAAAGTTTTTCAGTTCTCCATCAATGATGCCGACTCCTTCTATCTGGATATTCAGAATGGCAGCCTTGCCTCTGCTTGGGGGGAACATAAGGACCCAAACATCACCCTCTATATGGATGAAGCGGTCTTTATTGGCGTGGTTACGGGTGAAATCGATGGCATGAGCGCCTTCATGAAGGGGCAGCTACGTGCCGAAGGCGATGTTATGTTAGCAACTAAGCTGGGCAAACTGTTCAAGAAGAACGGTTAA
- the nudC gene encoding NAD(+) diphosphatase codes for MKLLLAHGNRLLAFDPGRQMEFDRIGVASIVDSETEIERFTVLPGVSLIRLSVAPEDSKVVDLRAELQNSDAERFQMLSRAQQLLSWRVNHQFCGRCGTEKRFGSTEMVLICPSCTHHAYPRISPCIITLVEDGDRILLAHNARFDENRFSTLAGFVEAGESVEQAVAREIKEEAGVDIGEFRYFKSQAWPFPDSLMLAFFAQYQGGELQPDGVEITEARWFTRDELNSVTLPPKFSISRQLIDDWVNRSS; via the coding sequence TTGAAACTGCTGCTTGCACATGGAAACCGCTTGCTCGCTTTTGACCCAGGTCGACAGATGGAATTTGATCGTATCGGTGTTGCTTCAATTGTAGATAGCGAAACCGAAATCGAACGTTTTACTGTGTTGCCTGGTGTTTCGTTGATTCGTCTTTCAGTTGCGCCTGAAGACTCTAAGGTGGTTGACCTCCGTGCAGAGTTACAAAACTCAGATGCAGAGCGATTCCAAATGCTCTCGCGCGCCCAGCAGTTGTTGAGTTGGCGAGTGAATCACCAGTTCTGTGGCCGTTGTGGTACCGAAAAGCGGTTTGGTTCTACCGAAATGGTACTTATATGTCCAAGCTGCACACACCACGCTTACCCACGCATATCGCCATGTATCATCACGCTTGTAGAGGATGGTGATCGCATACTGCTTGCTCACAATGCCCGCTTTGATGAGAACCGCTTCAGTACTCTGGCAGGATTTGTCGAAGCGGGTGAGAGTGTTGAACAAGCTGTCGCGCGTGAGATAAAAGAGGAGGCGGGAGTTGATATAGGCGAGTTTCGCTACTTCAAGAGTCAGGCGTGGCCCTTCCCAGATTCGCTAATGCTCGCCTTCTTTGCTCAATATCAGGGTGGAGAGCTACAGCCAGATGGAGTTGAGATTACTGAGGCGCGTTGGTTCACCCGTGATGAACTTAATAGTGTTACTTTGCCGCCAAAGTTTTCAATCTCTCGTCAGTTGATCGACGACTGGGTTAACCGTTCTTCTTGA